The Aneurinibacillus migulanus genome contains the following window.
CATTCTGCCACAGATGCAGTCCGAAAATGGCATCCACATCTTCAAGCACCCCAGCTTCCACCAATTCACTGGCTCCGCCCGGCACAACCTCTTCGGCATGTTGAAAAATCAGCTTAATTTTCCCGGAAAAAGGCACGTTTGCATTTACAAGCGCCCGTGCCGCTCCAAGCAAAATCGCCGTATGGCCATCGTGTCCACAAGCATGCATAACACCCGGATTTTGTGAAGCGAAAGGTAATTCCGTCTCTTCCTGGATCGGCAGCGCATCGATATCAGCGCGCAATGCAACCGTCTTGCCCGCTTCTGTTCCTTCTATATAGGCCACCACATCTTTTCCAGTATAAGAACGGGTGACAAGCCCCATGCTTTCCAACTGCTCTCGAATATAACCCGCAGTCTTCATCTCATGATGTGATAATTCTGGATATTGATGAAGATGGCGACGTGTTTCCACTATCCATGCCGCATATTCGTCCACGATTGGGTTTATCCTCGTTTGCTTGTCCGTATTGTCATACGCATGGTTTACTAGCTTGCTATCCATGTAAAATCCCCTCCGCTTCCTTCTTATTTATTATATAGTAGAAGATGGAGAGGATTTTGAAAAGACGAAATTATAACGTAAGTCCACCATCTACTGATAAAACGGCGCCATTAATGTAAGAAGATTGAGGAGAAGCAAGAAACACGTAGGCCCGTGCAATGTCTTCTGCTTCACCTAAACGCAGGACTGGCACTTTTTGGCGCATCATTTCCAGAATTTTTTCCGGTACGGCGTCCAGCATTGGAGTGTGGATGAAGCCGGGCGCTACCGCATTCACCGTAATGCCTTTTGCACCAAGTTCCTTTGCCCACGTTTTCGTAAGACCAATAACCCCAGCTTTAGCAGCGGCGTAATTTGTTTGACCAATGTTACCGTACAGCCCGACCACCGAGGAGGTATTGATAATACGTCCGTATCCATTCTCCAGCATAAGGGGGATTGCTGCCTTCGTACATACATATACACCGGTCAGATTGATGGCGATAACCTGATCCCATTTTTCCTTCCCCATCTTATGCAACATGCTGTCACGGGTAATGCCAGCATTATTAATAAGAACGTCAAGCCGTCCAATTTTCTGTCTGATTTCTTCTATTAGTGTCTGTACGGATGATTCATCAGCTACATTTACCTGAACGAAGTCCGCTTTTCCTCCGTTTTCTCTCAATTCAGTGACCGTCTGGAGGCCCTGCTCTTTATTCACATCAGCAATAATTACATGTGCGCCTCTTTCACAGAACAGTTGGGCTGCTTTTCTTCCCAAACCACTCGCTCCGCCAGTAATCAGCGCACTCTGCTTCTCGAATTCCATCTGAATCCCTCCTGAAGATGGGTTTCTATAGTTTATTCACCTATAGGCGAAATGTGACACATATTGTCAAATGTACAATAAAGTATTTTTTCACTTAGCATAGAGCAGGGATTAGACTTGTTCTGTCAAACCTAATGAACAGGAGGTGAATGGATGAAGGAACTTCAAGACAAAATTATTGCCATTACTGGTGCTTCCAGCGGAATTGGACGAGCGTGCGCCCTGCTTGCAGCAAGACTCGGAGCGACACCCATCCTGCTGGCACGTTCTGAAGATTCATTGCGCACAATTGTGGAGGAGATTAAGCATGAAACGCCAAATACGGGCTTTTATTCATTAGATGTAACAAATATGAAACAAATTGTTGACGTCGTGGAAAACATTCATACCCAATACGGAAGGATTGATATCTGGGTTAACAACGCAGGCTATGGAGTATTTTCATCATTTACCGACACGACACTGGAAGACATACAGGATATGATGGACGTAAATTACCTTGGCACTGTTCGTTGCACGAAAGCCATACTGCCCTACATGCTGGAACGAAAACATGGACACATCGTTAACGTCGCTTCGGTGGCTGGCAAGCTGGCTACCCCAAAATCGAGCGGCTACGCTGCCAGTAAATTTGCCGTCATCGGCTTCACGCAAAGCTTGCGTCAGGAATTAAAAGATAGCGGTATATCCGTCTCAGCCGTGAATCCCGGGCCTGTACGTACCCCCTTCTTTAATCGCGCCGATCCTACGGGTAGTTACCAGCGCAGTGTTGAAAAATTCATGGTAACACCAGAATCTGTAGCGCAGGCTATTCTACATACCGTCCACACCCGCCAAGGAGACGTCACCATTCCCCGCTACATGCGGGCCGGGGCCGTTCTGTCCCACCTGTTTCCGCGTTTTTTCGAACAGGTTATCGCCCCTCGCCTCAATAAAAAATGATGAACGCTTTATGGGGATTTTCTCCTTTCTGATTATCCATGATGAAAATGGACATAATGAAGATACAGGTCTAGAAAGGAGATGAAGAAAGCATGGATCGCTTAGCTCTCATTCTTGTTATTATCGGGGCCATCAACTGGTTGCTGGTAGGTTTATTTCAATGGGACCTCGTGGCGGCACTGTTTAACGGTGAAGGCTCGTTCCTAAGCCGTATTGTATATTCTCTGATCGGCTTGGCGGGACTATACTCCATCAGTCTGTTGTTCCGTGAACGCCGACCTGCTTCCTAAGCCAATACAAGGAAATAAATAACTCTCAACAAAAAAGCACCGAATCAGCTTTCATTCGGTGCTTTTCTTTATAATTTCTTTCCATATAGGCTTATTGAGTTCGTTTCGCAGTTCATCTATGGTTTTATCCAACTTCATTTCTCGCTTCTTATTATCTAATTCCTGCATCTTATCCGGGTATTTATTCACGCATAAATCACTCCTTAGCACTAGTATACCCGGATATTATAAATTTGAAACCAAAAAATAAAGCATTTAGCAGGTTTTATATACTATGAGAATACAACTAATCAACTCGCTATGAATGTTATATTTAATGTCGATAAGCTGAGCCTCCTCCAATCCGGCCAAAAACTCGTTTATCCGCCGCTCTGCATCTCCGCTACGCGCATACATAAACTCTTTGACCTGAATCATTTGGCTTTATCCCCTTTTCTTTTTATATTATGCATAGATGAAAGAAGTCAGACTTATAAATTTATGTGTAGCCTTCACTAAAAATGGGGTAAGGAATAGAAAACACATCCAGGCTATCACGGCTCGCTTTCCTGCGCATGCCGTCGACACAGCAAAGGAAATGGAGAGGAGATTCAATATGAACCCCGTAAAAAGGAAACGATTTTTTCAGAAAGCATGGTTCTGGATTCTTCTATTTATTATTGCATTCTGGCTTATTGTCCGTGAGATGTCTCAGCCAACAATGTAGTCAGAAACATAGGTTCTCATTACAATTATCCTACAGATAAGAAGCAGCCCGTTGCTTTATAGCGGGCTGCTTCTGTTTTTAAACATAATTACCAATTTTTCATGGAGTTAATCGCGCAGTATTTTAATTCTATATTCTTGCTTATTAGCGTGCATATTTACTACGGAAGCTTTGGCGATTCCACAACCGGCACCTCACCGCTTAACGCTTCCAAAAAGGCGACCAATGCATCCATTTCCTGATCATTCAAGTTAATGGATTGCATTAACGGATCTTTATTCGGATGAGCACCGCCACCTTTGTTGTAATACTCGATGACCTCACGCAATGTCTTCATGCTACCATCGTGCATATATGGGGCAGTATGCGCAATGCCCCGTAAAGCCGGCGTTCTGAACTTCCCTTTATCCGCTTCCTGTTTTGTCACGCCGTAGCGACCATCATCTCCTTCTATTCCAATGTTATGGAAATTTTGATCTGAAAGCGTCGGCCCTGCATGACACGACATACAATTTGCTTTCCCGGCAAACAGCTTCATCCCTTCAATCTGTTGCTCAGTCAATGCCCCCTTATCGCCCTTTAGAAAACGATCAAATTTTGTATCGTTAATCACAATTGTTCTCTCAAATGTCGCAAGCGCCTTTGCAATGTTATTTGCATTGATCTCATCATTGAAAACCGTTTTGAATTCATCTACATAAGCAGGAACAGCTTTTAGCTCTTTCACTAATACATCAAGATTTTGATTCATTTCTGCCTGTGATTGAATCGGACCTAATGCTTGTTCTTCAAGACTGGCAGCGCGTCCATCCCAGAAGTTAGACGTATAATAACCAGCATTGATAATTGTTGGGCTATTCCGTGTTCCTTTAAATCCTTCAAAACCTACAAATGTAGGCAAATTATCTCCAAAACCTGCACCTGGAACATGGCATGACATACAGCTTGATTTATTATTGCCGGACAATCTCGTATCGAAGTATAGTTTTTTGCCTAATTCCACTTTATTGTCACTCATCGGATTATCTGCTGGAACTGGCATTTCATCCAGCGGTTGGAACTTTGCCAACAAAGCCTGCAGTTCTGCATCTTCTTTAGAAGCTTGCTCGACTTTGGTAGTCGCTTCCCCGGCAGCATTATTGACAGAGGCATTATTGCAACCCGCTAATAATACAGTTACCAAGGCTCCTATTCCTATAGCTTTTAGCTTCTTCATTACCTCATCCCCTTAACAATCGTTATGAAAATGCATTGCTTCCATTTTTTCTATTATTTGTATCACCTTGTATTAATTATATATTTAAAGCAGTTACAATAAGTTCATCTACTTTGAATATATTGTGAAACATTTCACAATATATCATATACACTATTTTAAATATAAAAAAGTCGTTCATTTCTATATGCATCTGATTTGATAAATCGACAAATTTTTATGGTGGGAGGGAAGAGAAAGACACGCTGGCCTTTCTTCTGCCGGAGCGCATGGCGCATCCAACCTCTTCTTTTTTCCGAATCTTCTCCTTCCAACCACACTCCCCTGTCAAGTATCAACTGTAATTTGTATCAAATTTCTTTTTCTTACCCTTTATTTCGTTCACTCCTAATGAAATAAGAATAAGCAAAAGTGCAGTACTATCATTCCATTTCAAATCTTCATTTAAAAATACTGTTCCAAGTATTACACCAAAAAGAGGAACAAGATAATTAGTTAAAGAAGCGAATGTGGCTCCAGTACGATTAATCAAAATATAATACAGCATATAAACGATTCCGGCTTGCACCGTTCCTAATACGATGACAGCAATGGTTTGTTGCAAGGTCAATCTTATTGTCCATGGAGCATCAAACATGAGAGAAAGGGGGATGAGAATGACCGTAGCGATAAATAGCACATTACGCATAGCTAAGACAGACGAGATTGGTGGTAGTCGTTTAATCAAGATAAGTGAAGCTGCAAAGCTGAGTGCTGCCCCCAAAATTGCTACATCTCCAAGCAAATTATTCTGCAAACTGGCTGACGTATACTCGGGACCCACAAGAATACTAAGTCCGATAAAACCAATGATGATGCTGCACAGATTTTTTATATTTAGTTTTTCATCGGGAACAAAGAATCTTACGAGAATGATAGTGAAGATCGGGGTTGTTCCTATTAAAATCGCTGAAATGCTGCTATTAATACTTTGCTGTCCCAAACCGATTAAAAAGAAAGGACTGACAGCTTCAAGTAATGCAATCCAAAAATAAGATAACCAAATTTTTTTATATCCTTCTCTTCTCTCTTTCTTTTCTCTTCTAGAACTAAACATTTGTATTATAACTAAAGTTACTGTACCGAGTAATGCTTTACTTGCAGCCAAGGTGACAGGGGGAATTGTATGTACCACCCATTCAACAAAGAAAAATTGCGAGCCCCAGATCAGACCGATTATTAGCAACAATACATAATTAATCAAGTTCATCATGCCATCCTTCCTTTCAAAAACTTCTTATATTAACCATATTTCAGATCACCGAATAGGTACAATCTAATTTTAAACGGATTGTACCGGTACAATTTATAAAGTACAACCTTCATAAATAGAACCTATACTACCATCTGACTCAACAATCAAGGAAAAGAAAAAAGAGGGCTTTTACCCCCTCTTTAACGGTCATACAAGTAATTATATTGATTGAATTTTAGTCAAATTTTTCAATCGAAATAGAAATGTTCCGACTCACTTTCCCTACGCCAACCTGAACACGATCCCGTGTCCGCCCTTTGGATACTCCCACTTAATGTTCTGATACGGGCAACCGATCCGACAGCTTCCACACTCATGACAGCCCTCGTAGCCAACCGCCATCCGCTTCCCTTCCCACTTGTATACCTCTGCCGGACAGAACACAGTACACAGCTTATCCGGACAGCTTGTCGCACAAACATCATTGTCAAGCACATGCAAATGGGATTGAGTATCCGCCCTGAATCGAACCAAATACTGCTTCTCTTCAATGGTATTCGTACGTGGTACGAGACTCATTATTTCATCACCTTCCATGCGCGATAAATGTCTTGAACCATGCCCAGCTTACTTTTACCTTCCGTTAAGCTTTTAAAGATTTTCTTCTGTTTTTCCCGTTTTGGCACACCATCCACCGTAAAAAACTGACTCGCCGCTTGATTAATCATCGGAATATACTCTTTAAAATACTGCGGATACGATTCAAACGTATGAGCAGCGTCTTTGTATTTCTTTAAATCCTGGCCGACAAAGCTCTCAAGTAGCCGGATACGATACGTATCAAGCATGTTTGCAGAGAAATCATTCGCTTCTTTTGCGAGTATAATCGTTTCGGCTGCCAGGCGACCGGACGTCATCGCCATGTTACTGCCTTCACGATGAATGCTATTGACCATCTGACCTGCATCACCTACGACTACGACCCCGTTACCGACGATTTTCGGCATGGAATGGAATCCGCCTTCCGGAATGAGATGCGCCGCATATTCCATAGACTCACCCCCGCGGATTAACGGGCGTACAATCGGGTGGCTCTTCAAATAATCAAGAAGGTCGTACGGCCGAAGCCTAAGTTTAATCATTCCCGATAATGTCGTCCCGACACCGATATTAATGCTTGTTTTATTTGTATAAATAAATCCGGTACCGAGAGCTCCTTTAGTCGCATCACCGAAAATTTCGATTGTTGTGCCCTGATTCGGTTCTAAATTGAAACGGTCTTCAATTTTCTCCGCTGGAAGATTGATAACCTCCATGACAGCGAGAGCCACTTCATCTGGTTTGAACTCTTTATGAAAGCCGAGCGATTTGGCAAGCAACGAGTTCACTCCATCTGCTAGTACGACGACATCAGCGTAGACATCACCATCCGGCCGATCTGTACGCACGCCAACCACCCTGTCATCTTCGACAATACATTCAGTAACAACGGTTTCGTTAATTAGGAGCGCTCCGGCTTCTACCGCTTTACTGGCATACCACTGATCGAATTTGGCACGCAGCACCGTAAAATTATTGTACGGCTCT
Protein-coding sequences here:
- the fabG gene encoding 3-oxoacyl-ACP reductase FabG; the protein is MEFEKQSALITGGASGLGRKAAQLFCERGAHVIIADVNKEQGLQTVTELRENGGKADFVQVNVADESSVQTLIEEIRQKIGRLDVLINNAGITRDSMLHKMGKEKWDQVIAINLTGVYVCTKAAIPLMLENGYGRIINTSSVVGLYGNIGQTNYAAAKAGVIGLTKTWAKELGAKGITVNAVAPGFIHTPMLDAVPEKILEMMRQKVPVLRLGEAEDIARAYVFLASPQSSYINGAVLSVDGGLTL
- a CDS encoding SDR family oxidoreductase, producing the protein MKELQDKIIAITGASSGIGRACALLAARLGATPILLARSEDSLRTIVEEIKHETPNTGFYSLDVTNMKQIVDVVENIHTQYGRIDIWVNNAGYGVFSSFTDTTLEDIQDMMDVNYLGTVRCTKAILPYMLERKHGHIVNVASVAGKLATPKSSGYAASKFAVIGFTQSLRQELKDSGISVSAVNPGPVRTPFFNRADPTGSYQRSVEKFMVTPESVAQAILHTVHTRQGDVTIPRYMRAGAVLSHLFPRFFEQVIAPRLNKK
- a CDS encoding DUF378 domain-containing protein translates to MDRLALILVIIGAINWLLVGLFQWDLVAALFNGEGSFLSRIVYSLIGLAGLYSISLLFRERRPAS
- a CDS encoding sporulation protein Cse60, yielding MIQVKEFMYARSGDAERRINEFLAGLEEAQLIDIKYNIHSELISCILIVYKTC
- a CDS encoding cytochrome c peroxidase; the encoded protein is MKKLKAIGIGALVTVLLAGCNNASVNNAAGEATTKVEQASKEDAELQALLAKFQPLDEMPVPADNPMSDNKVELGKKLYFDTRLSGNNKSSCMSCHVPGAGFGDNLPTFVGFEGFKGTRNSPTIINAGYYTSNFWDGRAASLEEQALGPIQSQAEMNQNLDVLVKELKAVPAYVDEFKTVFNDEINANNIAKALATFERTIVINDTKFDRFLKGDKGALTEQQIEGMKLFAGKANCMSCHAGPTLSDQNFHNIGIEGDDGRYGVTKQEADKGKFRTPALRGIAHTAPYMHDGSMKTLREVIEYYNKGGGAHPNKDPLMQSINLNDQEMDALVAFLEALSGEVPVVESPKLP
- a CDS encoding DMT family transporter encodes the protein MMNLINYVLLLIIGLIWGSQFFFVEWVVHTIPPVTLAASKALLGTVTLVIIQMFSSRREKKERREGYKKIWLSYFWIALLEAVSPFFLIGLGQQSINSSISAILIGTTPIFTIILVRFFVPDEKLNIKNLCSIIIGFIGLSILVGPEYTSASLQNNLLGDVAILGAALSFAASLILIKRLPPISSVLAMRNVLFIATVILIPLSLMFDAPWTIRLTLQQTIAVIVLGTVQAGIVYMLYYILINRTGATFASLTNYLVPLFGVILGTVFLNEDLKWNDSTALLLILISLGVNEIKGKKKKFDTNYS
- a CDS encoding ferredoxin family protein, giving the protein MEGDEIMSLVPRTNTIEEKQYLVRFRADTQSHLHVLDNDVCATSCPDKLCTVFCPAEVYKWEGKRMAVGYEGCHECGSCRIGCPYQNIKWEYPKGGHGIVFRLA
- a CDS encoding FAD-dependent oxidoreductase — protein: MSEKFDAIVVGAGPAGTSAAYTMAKAGLDVLLIERGEYPGSKNVMGGVLYRHQMEEMIPEFYKEAPVERPVVEQRFWMLGEDSVFTSGYKGLEWAKEPYNNFTVLRAKFDQWYASKAVEAGALLINETVVTECIVEDDRVVGVRTDRPDGDVYADVVVLADGVNSLLAKSLGFHKEFKPDEVALAVMEVINLPAEKIEDRFNLEPNQGTTIEIFGDATKGALGTGFIYTNKTSINIGVGTTLSGMIKLRLRPYDLLDYLKSHPIVRPLIRGGESMEYAAHLIPEGGFHSMPKIVGNGVVVVGDAGQMVNSIHREGSNMAMTSGRLAAETIILAKEANDFSANMLDTYRIRLLESFVGQDLKKYKDAAHTFESYPQYFKEYIPMINQAASQFFTVDGVPKREKQKKIFKSLTEGKSKLGMVQDIYRAWKVMK